AGCGATATCCTTGGACACACTGGCGGTTTTCGTTCCACGGGGAGGTCAGCGTAAAACGATTGCGCACAGCATGCGCACGCCTCGTGGCTGCTCACAGCATCATGCGCACACTCTTCGTGGCGGGTGCCGGGGGAGAGCGTGTCCGCCATGTTGTAatgaaggagctggatatCCCTTTGCACACCGGCACCACGCACAGGAACCTGGAGGAGTACTGCCAATCAATCTGTGATGCCGAGCAGGAGATGGACGTCCTCGAGGCCGTGCTGCCCACGCGTCTAACTCTGATCTCAGACGCCCTTCACACCTCGCATATCTTCATTCTCCGTCTGTCCCATGCCCAGTACGATGGCATTTGCGTTCCAAAGATCTTCGCGGATCTCGAAGCCCTCTACAATGGGACAGAACCAATCGCCCCAACGAGGTTTGAGCGATACCTCGACGAACGCCGATGGTACGATGGCGAGCATGCTCATGCGTTCTGGAAAGAGTACCTTGCCGGGTCATCGCCCCCCTGCACGATGCCTGTAAAAGCGACACCACCAACGAACTCTGATGGCAGTAGGCCTTCGGCTCCTCTTTCTATCATCTCAGCGTCTCAGACCGTGCCGTACACTGCCTTTCCATTTCAGGTTACACTAGCAACAGTGGTCAAAGCCGCAGCGTGTCTGGTCCTAGCCCGTCTTACAGGACGCACCGACATCACCGTCGGCCAGACCGTTAATGGTCGGAGCCTGCCTCAGCCATGGGTGAGCGAAGTCGTAGGGCCATGCGTTAATTATATCCCATTCCGAGCAACGCTGTCCCAGTCAATGTCGATCCAGGACTACCTAGTCCACATGCAAAGCCAGCATAACCGCTGTATCCGCTACGACGGCGCCGAGCTGGACGCAATCATCAAGAGCTGCACCACCTGGGACCCGACGACGGAGTTTGGTTTCATTCTTCAGCATCAGAACATTGATATGGACTTGAGCCTCACCCTGGACGGAAATCGATGCGCATCCTGTGCTTCTTCCGGCCGTTTGCGTCCGTCTAACGAGGTTTGGATTTGTTCCACGCCGTGCCCGTCTGGTGTTGACTTGGATGTATTCGCCTCCAGCCAGACTCTAACGGCGGATGCTGCTAAGAGTCTGGTGGACGATATTGCTGATATGATTCAAACTCTGCTGTACAATTTGCAAACCCCTCTGCGAGATGTCGTGGAGTTGGACTAGGCTGATAAGTGTTGGGGGTGtgccttttttcttctttattattattattattattatcattgtGTCCTTGAGAAATCTGTGCTAGAGCAATTGGGATTAGATTGGAACCTCGCCCATAGCTTAAACTTCGCCTACTCCGTCTGTTCTGGCTACTGTTTGTTTCGTTCTTTCCGAAGAATAGTTTTCATACAGCTACTGCTGATATATCAAGGTCTCTCAATCCAAGACAAGTCCTGGTCACCATGGAAATGGCGCCGTTAACGTACAGGGGAAAAAGAAGGCACAGCCCATGCTATATAAATTCCATGGTTGATTCTGCTTATAGTAGGGAGTGGTGATAAGCACGATCTCTTCACGAACCAGCTACAGCTCTGTCAATTCGTCAGACAATAGTTGAATCCAGATTCAATCTTCCTCCCACAGATAGGTGCTTTGTGAATGGTAATAGACGCTCATGTAGACCCCCTTTTTCGCGGTATAGCAATACGATATCCAAGATTGCAAACGGGTTGTCTGGGAAATGTCCTGGTCGGGGCTGCTCACCACATGTTAGCAGGAAGAGTTACCATTGCGCAAGGCAAAAAGAAGAGTAAGCACGGGGGAAACATACTACAGCTGCTGCAAGGTATCCGGATAGGCGCAGGCATGGTCTGGCCAGCCCAGCGAGTCCCAAAACTGGGCCAACGACCGAGCGACGTGCAGATCATTCTCGCCATGCACGGGGAGGTAGAACTTGGGCACGGGGAAGCGACTTCCTGGGTGGATTTCGTAGTTCCAGATAATGGGCGATGCAATCTGGTCGGTGGCACTGGACTTGTCGTAATCAAACCCCCCCTTAAAGGCACGGCTGCCTTCGCCAATCTGCAGCAAAGACCAGATCTGCTTCAATCGGGCCAGCCCCTCGATAATTTCGGGCTCTTCGATCAGTCGGCCGCCTAGAGTCCACATCTCTGCAATCTTCGCCCATGTCACCTCCGTGTGGGCACCGTAGATCTTGAGGCGCTGCCCAGATGTTTCAACAAAGTCGCAGGACAGAAATGTGTACTCGTTGTATCCCGTGCTTTCCTGCATGTAATCGTTGATCAGGCCGAATGCGTGGCTAAACTGATTCCTCTCCGCGTCGATGGTGCGCACCGCGTCCGCGATGAGTGTCCCAACTGGCACGTCCGCTGCCTTTGCTTTCAGATACGGGAATACATAGCCCTTGACGAGAATGGCGCCGTCTGGGTTAAAGTCAAAGCCAAAGGCGGCCTGCGACTTGAGCGGGTGGGCATCCGGGCCAGAGccctccttctgcagctggcgGACCTCGCTCAGCGACAGTTGGAACTTGTTGAGCAGGTGTTGGAAGAACGGCGTGTCGAAGTTACTCAGTGGGAGCTTCGAGAGCCGGTTCAGAAGATCCGTGATGGGGATCCGATTGAACGGATCTTGCGACGATCCAGACAGGAAGCTGACGGGTTCAAAC
Above is a window of Aspergillus puulaauensis MK2 DNA, chromosome 2, nearly complete sequence DNA encoding:
- a CDS encoding uncharacterized protein (COG:O;~EggNog:ENOG410PVDJ;~InterPro:IPR033964,IPR017795,IPR012148;~MEROPS:MER0126985;~PFAM:PF11991;~antiSMASH:Cluster_2.14;~go_function: GO:0016765 - transferase activity, transferring alkyl or aryl (other than methyl) groups [Evidence IEA];~go_process: GO:0009820 - alkaloid metabolic process [Evidence IEA]) codes for the protein MTAPELCVDTFSAPSGRPQEPSAQQPRLPSSPSPAQALASYHHFPTNDQERWWQETGSLFSRFLEAGQYALHQQYQFMFFFMHHLIPALGPYPQKWRSTISRSGLPIEFSLNFQKGSHRLLRIGFEPVSFLSGSSQDPFNRIPITDLLNRLSKLPLSNFDTPFFQHLLNKFQLSLSEVRQLQKEGSGPDAHPLKSQAAFGFDFNPDGAILVKGYVFPYLKAKAADVPVGTLIADAVRTIDAERNQFSHAFGLINDYMQESTGYNEYTFLSCDFVETSGQRLKIYGAHTEVTWAKIAEMWTLGGRLIEEPEIIEGLARLKQIWSLLQIGEGSRAFKGGFDYDKSSATDQIASPIIWNYEIHPGSRFPVPKFYLPVHGENDLHVARSLAQFWDSLGWPDHACAYPDTLQQLYPDQDISQTTRLQSWISYCYTAKKGVYMSVYYHSQSTYLWEED